In the Streptomyces spororaveus genome, CGACGGCGGGGCTGTTGTGGCGTGATAGGAGTGGCCACCGGAGGTGGCACAGATGCGGATAGGCGAGCTGGCGAAGGCGACCATGACGACGGCCCGTGCGTTGCGGCACTACGAACAGGCGGGACTGATCTCCTCGGAGCGGGCCCCCAACGGCTATCGGGTCTACGACGAGCGGGCGGTCGTGCGCGTCCGTAACATCCGCTGTCTGCTGGTCGCCGGGCTCACCCTGGACGACGTGCGTGTGTTCGCCCCGTGTCTGGACGGGAACGTGGCGGCGGCGACGCCCTCCGCGACGGGCCTACGCGTCGCGATGGAACGGCTCGCGGTCCTCGACGAGCGCATCGCCGCCCAGACCGAGGCCCGCGACCGGCTGGCCGCCTCCCTGCGGCAGGTGGCCGGTGACCCCGTTCGGCCGACCGTCTGACGGTCACCTCCACCACCGCACCGGATCGGAAGGGCGAAGGCCTGCGACGCCGAACGGGGCCGCGCTGCCCTTCCCGGGCGCCGGCCCCGCCGCGGGGTGTGCGTCAGCGGTCGCGGTCCCAGCGCAGGGCGGCGAACGTGGCGGGGAACGCGATCAGGGCCCAGATGGCCACCGCCATGCCCGCGGCCGTCCACGCGTCCCACATCGTGAGGGAGAAGAACGACACGGCCAGCGGTACGACCACGATGGGCAGGGCTTTCGCCAGGCCGAAGCCGACCCGGGGCGTGACGGGACGGCCGGTGGCGTGGCAGCGGGCCCGGCGCGCACTGCCGAAGGCGGCGATGAAGACCAGCCCCGTCGTCCAGACCGCGATCAGCGTGAGTCCGACATACATGGTGGCCTCGTCGGGCAGCCCGGGGAGCGTCTCCGTCACTCCGTCCTGGCGCACGGAGACCTGGACGTTGCGCCAGGTGGTGACCTCCACCTCTTCGCCGGGCTCGACGAGTTGCGCCAGATCGCCGTTCGATGTGAGGTCGAACGGCTGGTCCGCGGGGGCCGGGACGGGGGCCCGCAGCGTGATCCGGAAGACGTCCGCGCCCCTGGAACCGCTCTTGGCGTCCTGCGCGGAGCGGACGGTGGCACGGATCGTGCGCAGGCAGTCCTCCTCCGTCCCCGGCACCTCCCGCGCTCCGGCGCACGGCTGAGCCCTCAGGAACGCCTCCTCGTCGGCGATCTGTCCCGTGATCAGGCTGCCCACCGCAGCCGAGAGTGCGAGCAGTACCAGCCCCAGCAGTGCCCAGGCCCCCGAGAGCAGCCATTCGCGCCGGGCCCGGCCCCGGGCCTGCTCGGCCTGCTCAGCCTGCTCCGTGATGTCCGCGGTCATATCCGTCCTCCCCCTCCGCAGTGGGTCCGTCGACCCACTTCCCCCGCCCCGCCCGAACCCCCGTTCGGCGGCAGCGCTGCATCGAGTATGGCTCCCTCGGATCACCGTGGCGCACCTGGGCCGGTGAGGTGAACGAGGACGCCGGATGGCGGCGGGGCGGGGTGGCAGCGGTGGCAGTTCGCCGGGGCGGACCGGAGGCTCGTTCCCGGAGACCAGCGCGAGGAAAGGGCCGCAGCCAATGCCGCATGCCAAGGAGGAGGGCGTCGCCACGCGCCCGATCGGTACGGTGGATCAGCCTAGGAGCCGAGCCGTGCACCTGCGTACCGCGATCACGCGGACCAATCTGCTACCGGCGTTCCTGGTGCTCACGGTCATGATGGTGGCTCTGTGGCTGACGGGTATGCCGTTCCTTCAGGCCCTGACGATCTCCACCGCGGTGAAGATCTCGGTGGCTCTGCTCGAACTGCGTCGGCTGCCCGGCCCTGCCGACAACTGACCCGAACCCCGCCACCCCCTGCCCCCGTTGGGCGCCTCTGCCCTCGGAGATCGCCCGGAGCCGGGCGTCAGGCGGACCGGCGGCGCAGGGCCGGGCGGACCACGTACAGGACGACGAGCAGCACGATCACGACGAGCAGGATGATCAAGAGCTTCTTGAACAGCCCGCTCTTCTTCTTGCTCTTGCCCTTCTTCTTCCCGGTGACGGCCCGGGCCTGGGACGACATCGGTGTGTGGACACCGGTCGCCACGCCCGCGCTGGCGAGGAGACCGCTGTGCGGGAGCGCCGCCGCGGCAGGGGCCTGGCGGGCGGCCGGAGCGGCCGCCGAGGCGGTCGTCGCAGGGCCGAGCAGCAGCCCGGCGACCACGAAGAGCGGGATGAGTGCCGCCGCGACCATCGGGCGCTTCTTCGGAATGCTGTTCGTTGTCACTGTCTCCCCTGTTCTTCCCTGCCCCGGCCGGGTCCGGTGGGTTCCGGACGGCCGGGGCGCGGCCTGGGAGCATCGTCGACGAGTTCGACCGCCGCGGCAAGGACGTGGGCGG is a window encoding:
- a CDS encoding MerR family transcriptional regulator, with the protein product MRIGELAKATMTTARALRHYEQAGLISSERAPNGYRVYDERAVVRVRNIRCLLVAGLTLDDVRVFAPCLDGNVAAATPSATGLRVAMERLAVLDERIAAQTEARDRLAASLRQVAGDPVRPTV